A stretch of bacterium DNA encodes these proteins:
- a CDS encoding flagellar protein FlgN, with product MLPSIYPLFDQLAESIEAETAILNSLAELFTAERKLVISGDVKALDRMTKKKRGLQKDLSSAAQATEQAMRAVCETAEIDRGRITMNQLPGYLLGNDDERACVLASRLEEHRLAAQSAGESGLRTQELLKKSMGYVEHMVRMITQPQNPPSTYSSKGRLSTGGQSPTSSITL from the coding sequence GTGCTACCCTCCATCTACCCCTTATTTGATCAGTTGGCCGAATCGATCGAGGCCGAGACGGCCATCCTCAATAGTCTGGCAGAACTTTTCACTGCCGAGCGAAAGCTCGTGATCAGCGGCGATGTGAAAGCTCTTGACCGCATGACCAAGAAAAAGCGGGGGCTTCAAAAAGACCTTTCGTCTGCGGCGCAGGCTACCGAGCAGGCGATGAGAGCTGTCTGCGAGACGGCGGAGATCGATCGCGGCAGGATAACAATGAACCAGCTTCCGGGATACCTTCTGGGAAATGATGACGAGAGGGCCTGCGTCTTGGCGAGCCGGCTTGAGGAGCACCGACTCGCGGCCCAAAGCGCCGGCGAGTCGGGATTAAGGACACAAGAGCTGCTGAAGAAGTCCATGGGTTACGTTGAACACATGGTCCGAATGATCACACAGCCTCAGAATCCGCCCTCGACATATTCTTCTAAGGGCCGGCTGAGTACTGGTGGACAGTCTCCCACATCGTCAATAACGTTGTAG
- the flgM gene encoding flagellar biosynthesis anti-sigma factor FlgM, giving the protein MKIEGNIPSQVVDSYRKVDSRKQAEVNKASDVGMDQDASARISKEMSDNVSISDEAKLRALAQKTLEKLPDVRQEKVDRLSKLIQSGRYNPDAEKIAEKILSGLSIKV; this is encoded by the coding sequence ATGAAGATCGAAGGCAACATACCAAGCCAGGTAGTTGATTCTTATCGGAAAGTTGACAGTCGCAAGCAGGCGGAGGTCAATAAGGCAAGCGATGTGGGCATGGACCAGGATGCTTCAGCGCGGATATCAAAAGAGATGTCTGACAATGTCTCCATCTCTGATGAGGCCAAGCTTCGTGCACTGGCTCAGAAGACCCTTGAGAAGTTGCCCGACGTTCGCCAGGAGAAGGTTGATAGGCTTTCCAAACTGATCCAGAGCGGTCGGTACAACCCCGACGCCGAGAAGATTGCCGAGAAGATACTGAGCGGTCTCAGCATCAAGGTCTGA
- a CDS encoding rod-binding protein translates to MAGNFSMGGLIDLNRLASDASWRQVIRRAEQARSEVEASGRRSHELDMDERKSLRETCQKFEAIFVGYMLKQMRQTVPESSLFPETPAEKIYRSMLDDEVAQAACKTGGIGLADMIFNDLLNNNTREEQSDRGEKESEIKMGEESAKVSGLTHR, encoded by the coding sequence ATGGCAGGCAATTTTTCGATGGGTGGTTTAATTGACCTGAACAGGCTCGCCTCGGACGCAAGTTGGCGGCAAGTGATTAGACGAGCGGAGCAGGCGAGGTCCGAGGTCGAGGCGTCCGGGAGGCGTTCTCACGAGTTGGACATGGATGAGCGAAAGAGCCTTCGTGAGACGTGCCAGAAGTTCGAGGCGATATTCGTGGGGTACATGTTGAAGCAGATGCGGCAGACGGTGCCCGAATCATCGCTTTTTCCTGAGACGCCGGCCGAGAAGATATACAGATCGATGTTGGATGATGAAGTGGCCCAGGCCGCGTGCAAGACAGGCGGTATCGGCCTTGCAGATATGATTTTTAATGATTTATTGAACAACAACACACGGGAGGAGCAGTCGGACAGAGGAGAGAAGGAATCGGAGATCAAGATGGGTGAAGAATCGGCTAAAGTTTCTGGCTTGACGCACCGATGA
- the flgK gene encoding flagellar hook-associated protein FlgK: MSDIFSLLNIGVRSLTAQQTAINICGHNIANVNTPNYSRQSAVFSSSSPEQLGLLQIGTGTDITQIMQYRDEYAISKANLHKGLLAFAERKHSFISEIEQSLVSTNAQHLGDTLTEFWQSCEQVGNSPEGAAERQNLVQTADRLTSAIRAQNARFSDQRTFANDEVSQTVEQINNLAKKIAELNVGITSASGGEMTHANDLIDRRSEALDELSKLIDFNMLEDDRGGVTIFVGDNRTLVSADQRNTLVCRNNVDNNGLYDVYLDDGNSQHNITSRIAGGRLGADLEARDEMVVSYMADLDELTTTLLKTVNRAHSMGFALRDQTSVTGAYSVYSSTIALNDALNLEGGSNLAYDSEAGTFNITITQDGEIVQSVTVAVDPNTDSLQDVVDRINSSTTYLTASISQNSLQITGDDGHEFVVGKDTGGVLAQLGVNVLLTGFDSSDIQVADAVAEDPTLVAAGATFTSGDGENALLLSMLADKQLLNDGTATFGDFFNSVVTRAGNESASAEFEVNRETDNVNYYDGLKQQTAGVSIDEEMANLIVYQQAYNSAAYFVSVVNSMINTVLQELGG; the protein is encoded by the coding sequence ATGAGCGACATTTTTTCTCTTCTAAATATCGGCGTCAGGTCCCTCACGGCCCAGCAAACGGCGATTAACATCTGCGGCCACAACATCGCCAACGTCAACACGCCGAACTACTCGCGGCAGTCAGCGGTGTTTTCGTCATCCAGTCCGGAGCAGCTGGGCTTGCTTCAGATTGGCACCGGCACAGACATCACGCAGATTATGCAATACCGCGACGAGTATGCTATATCGAAAGCCAATCTACACAAGGGTCTGCTGGCTTTCGCTGAGCGAAAGCACTCCTTCATCTCTGAGATCGAGCAATCGCTCGTCTCGACCAATGCCCAGCATCTTGGCGATACGTTGACCGAGTTCTGGCAGTCGTGCGAGCAGGTTGGCAACAGCCCTGAAGGCGCCGCAGAGAGGCAGAACCTGGTCCAGACGGCAGATCGCCTGACGAGCGCAATCCGCGCGCAGAACGCCAGGTTCTCGGATCAGCGGACCTTCGCAAACGACGAGGTCAGCCAAACCGTTGAGCAGATCAACAACTTGGCAAAGAAGATAGCCGAGCTCAACGTCGGGATAACGTCCGCATCCGGCGGCGAGATGACCCACGCAAACGACCTTATTGACCGCCGGTCCGAGGCGCTGGATGAGCTTTCGAAGCTCATTGATTTCAACATGCTCGAGGACGACAGGGGCGGAGTAACTATCTTCGTTGGGGACAACCGCACGCTCGTCAGTGCTGACCAGCGGAACACGCTTGTCTGCCGCAACAACGTTGACAACAACGGCCTTTATGATGTTTACCTCGACGACGGTAACTCTCAGCACAACATCACTTCACGCATAGCCGGTGGGAGGCTCGGCGCCGACCTCGAGGCTCGGGACGAGATGGTCGTCTCCTACATGGCCGACCTCGACGAGCTCACCACAACGCTGCTGAAGACCGTCAACCGTGCGCACAGCATGGGTTTTGCCCTTCGGGACCAGACGAGCGTAACAGGAGCTTACTCGGTCTATAGCTCAACGATTGCGTTAAACGACGCTCTGAATCTCGAGGGCGGCTCGAACCTGGCCTACGATTCGGAGGCAGGGACGTTTAACATCACGATCACCCAGGATGGAGAGATAGTTCAGAGCGTTACAGTTGCGGTGGACCCCAACACGGACTCGCTTCAGGACGTCGTGGACAGGATCAATTCCTCAACGACGTATTTGACGGCGAGCATCTCTCAGAACAGCCTTCAGATCACCGGCGATGACGGACACGAGTTCGTGGTTGGAAAAGACACCGGTGGTGTGCTTGCGCAGCTTGGCGTGAACGTCCTGCTTACGGGATTTGACTCATCCGACATTCAGGTGGCGGATGCGGTTGCGGAAGACCCAACGCTCGTTGCTGCGGGGGCGACGTTCACGTCTGGGGACGGTGAGAATGCGTTGTTGCTCTCGATGCTTGCGGATAAGCAGTTGTTGAATGACGGGACGGCGACGTTTGGCGATTTTTTCAACTCGGTCGTTACCCGGGCCGGCAACGAGAGCGCCTCAGCCGAGTTCGAGGTGAACCGGGAGACGGACAACGTCAACTATTACGATGGTCTTAAGCAGCAGACCGCAGGTGTCTCGATCGATGAGGAGATGGCGAACCTCATCGTATATCAACAGGCCTACAACAGCGCGGCCTATTTCGTGTCCGTCGTCAATTCGATGATCAACACGGTGCTTCAGGAACTTGGCGGTTAG